The Virgibacillus dokdonensis genome includes a window with the following:
- a CDS encoding glycosyltransferase family 8 protein — translation MNILVTIDANYMHPVKVMLHSLFLHHPEDFFCIYLMHSSLTDDETRRLNDYIERRGHELQVITLENHHFADAPVIKHFSKEMYYRLLAYKFLPNSLDRVLYLDPDILIINSIHDLYQMDMANYLYAAAYHDRTPITNINKLRLRPYDVEAYYNSGVLLLNLTEQRKHISEQAIYEFVEVNKKKLILPDQDILNGLYAKQIKDIDEVRYNFDARFYYYYKITSKNKIDMDFVINNTSIIHFCGKKKPWYKTYYGSFHSLYKHYERFAFHSVNK, via the coding sequence ATGAATATATTAGTTACCATTGACGCCAATTACATGCACCCAGTAAAAGTAATGCTCCATTCCTTATTTTTACATCATCCTGAGGATTTCTTTTGCATTTATCTCATGCATTCTTCTTTAACAGATGACGAAACGCGCAGATTAAATGATTATATAGAAAGACGCGGGCATGAACTACAGGTTATTACCTTAGAAAACCATCATTTTGCTGACGCTCCTGTCATTAAACATTTTTCAAAAGAAATGTATTATCGTTTATTGGCGTACAAATTTTTACCTAATTCACTGGATAGAGTGCTTTATCTCGATCCAGATATTTTAATTATTAATTCCATACATGATCTGTATCAGATGGACATGGCCAATTATTTGTACGCTGCTGCATATCACGATCGCACCCCCATTACAAATATTAATAAACTTAGGTTACGACCATATGATGTAGAAGCTTACTATAACTCTGGCGTGTTACTACTTAACTTAACAGAACAGCGAAAGCATATTTCTGAACAAGCTATTTATGAATTTGTAGAAGTAAACAAAAAAAAATTAATTCTCCCAGACCAAGATATTCTAAACGGCTTATATGCAAAGCAAATTAAAGATATCGATGAAGTTCGTTATAATTTTGATGCACGATTTTATTATTACTATAAGATTACGAGCAAAAATAAAATAGATATGGATTTTGTTATCAACAATACATCGATTATTCATTTCTGTGGTAAAAAGAAACCATGGTACAAAACATATTATGGGAGCTTTCATTCGTTATATAAACATTATGAACGCTTTGCATTCCATTCGGTTAACAAATAA
- the argH gene encoding argininosuccinate lyase, with protein MKLWGGRFTKEEDTLMEVFNSSLEEDLALVEEDLDGSIAHAEMLVHCHIIAQEEGEKIVQGLHKIKQDIATGNLVVEGDHEDIHSFVEATLTEMIGEAGKKLHTSRSRNDQVATDLKLYTKKRAKETINKLQLLIHSLEKTAVANQHVIMPGYTHLQRAQVVTFGYHLRAYIEMFTRDTKRLEQTVANLNESPLGSGALAGTTHDIDRQITAEKLGFSKPAANFMDGVSDRDFIIELLSDLSIIMMHVSRLSEELILWSSQEFSFIKIDDAYATGSSIMPQKKNPDAAELIRGKTGKVYGALVSVLTTMKGLPLAYNKDMQEVKSPMFQAVDEVLLSIKMMDKMVATLQVNGEQMKQAIKAGFLNATEVADYLVQKGVPFRDAHGVVGAIVLYGEKVGKSIEQLTLEELQQFSDSIEQDIFAYVDYTNLLKRGNKKEMLD; from the coding sequence ATGAAGCTTTGGGGAGGACGGTTCACAAAAGAAGAAGATACGTTAATGGAAGTGTTCAATTCATCGTTAGAGGAAGACCTAGCTCTTGTAGAAGAGGATCTAGATGGGAGCATTGCGCATGCAGAGATGCTCGTGCATTGTCATATTATTGCGCAGGAGGAAGGGGAGAAAATAGTTCAAGGGCTTCACAAGATAAAACAAGATATAGCAACTGGTAATTTAGTCGTTGAAGGAGACCATGAAGATATTCATAGCTTTGTAGAAGCAACATTGACAGAAATGATTGGCGAAGCAGGAAAGAAGCTTCATACATCACGAAGCAGAAATGATCAAGTGGCGACGGATTTAAAATTATATACGAAGAAACGAGCGAAAGAAACAATAAATAAACTACAGTTATTGATTCATAGCTTGGAAAAAACAGCAGTAGCAAATCAACATGTTATTATGCCAGGCTATACGCATTTACAACGCGCTCAAGTCGTTACCTTTGGGTATCATTTGCGGGCTTATATCGAAATGTTTACGAGAGATACAAAGCGTTTGGAGCAGACCGTAGCTAATTTAAATGAGAGCCCGCTTGGCTCTGGTGCATTAGCAGGAACGACGCACGACATTGATCGCCAAATTACTGCGGAAAAACTAGGCTTTTCTAAACCAGCAGCTAATTTTATGGATGGTGTCAGTGATCGTGATTTTATTATTGAATTATTATCTGATCTCTCCATTATTATGATGCATGTAAGTCGATTAAGTGAAGAGCTAATTTTATGGAGCAGTCAAGAGTTTTCTTTTATTAAAATCGATGATGCCTATGCAACTGGGAGCAGCATTATGCCACAGAAAAAGAATCCTGATGCAGCTGAATTAATCAGAGGTAAAACTGGAAAAGTATACGGGGCATTAGTTAGTGTATTAACGACGATGAAAGGTTTACCACTTGCTTATAATAAAGATATGCAAGAAGTAAAATCACCCATGTTTCAGGCGGTAGATGAAGTATTGCTTTCTATAAAAATGATGGATAAGATGGTTGCCACCCTGCAAGTGAATGGGGAGCAAATGAAGCAAGCAATTAAAGCGGGCTTTTTAAACGCGACAGAGGTAGCGGATTATCTTGTCCAAAAAGGTGTGCCTTTCCGTGATGCGCATGGTGTAGTAGGTGCGATTGTTTTATATGGAGAAAAAGTAGGGAAGAGTATTGAACAATTAACGTTGGAAGAACTACAGCAATTTAGTGATTCGATAGAACAAGATATATTTGCTTATGTAGATTATACGAATCTATTAAAAAGAGGAAATAAAAAAGAAATGCTTGACTAA
- a CDS encoding Na+/H+ antiporter NhaC family protein: MEHMGIVSLIPPIIAIVLAIIFRNVIVSLFTGLFVGIVILANGNPITATTSTIREYLFPQLTDSYNAAVIVLLCFIGGFVALVERSGGGAALAKRTAKWINTNTKTQLSAWFGGIIIFFSDMGTPLIVGPVFEKLFDKVKVSREKLAWILDSTSSPVAILIPFIGWGIYVMGIIKEEFARLNITASEFTTFVEAIPFQFYAILSVFIVPIVAITKMDFGAMAKAEKRIEQTGKIYWQQSNPLRKTDVDAETMPESHPMLIWLPLAVLFITLFSLLVSYGFPAKAVPGSDFRVALSTAYLFAAILLMVLMVLYKVKKMNEIFTIYLQGMQRMMQVILILVLAWALGSLLGEMGTAAYIVEQLEGNVPAYIVPAIIFLAAASMSFATGSSWGTFAIMLPLAIPMASGLEAPMLVSIGAVLSGGLFGDHCSPISDSTILASTGAGCDHIDHVKTQLPYALTNGFIALGSFIIAGFTGSNLTIVGSIVFMVVLFIVLSKRKNKQQGVENVA; encoded by the coding sequence ATGGAACACATGGGGATTGTTTCTTTAATTCCACCAATAATAGCAATTGTATTAGCCATTATCTTTCGTAATGTTATTGTATCTTTATTCACGGGGTTATTTGTAGGAATTGTTATTCTTGCTAACGGAAATCCAATTACTGCAACAACGAGCACAATAAGAGAGTATTTGTTTCCGCAATTAACAGATAGCTATAATGCAGCCGTCATCGTCTTATTATGTTTTATAGGAGGCTTTGTTGCCTTAGTAGAACGTTCAGGAGGAGGAGCCGCTTTAGCGAAAAGAACAGCTAAATGGATTAATACGAACACAAAGACGCAGTTATCTGCCTGGTTTGGAGGGATTATTATCTTTTTTTCCGATATGGGAACGCCTTTAATTGTCGGTCCTGTATTTGAAAAACTGTTTGATAAAGTGAAGGTGTCTAGAGAAAAATTAGCTTGGATTCTCGATTCGACATCATCACCTGTTGCCATTCTCATCCCTTTTATTGGCTGGGGAATATATGTGATGGGGATTATAAAAGAAGAATTTGCACGGTTAAATATAACAGCGTCTGAATTTACAACGTTTGTAGAAGCAATTCCCTTTCAGTTTTATGCCATTCTATCCGTGTTCATCGTGCCAATTGTAGCTATAACGAAAATGGATTTTGGAGCAATGGCTAAAGCGGAAAAACGTATAGAGCAGACGGGGAAAATTTACTGGCAACAATCTAATCCGCTACGTAAAACGGATGTAGATGCTGAAACAATGCCTGAAAGTCATCCGATGTTAATTTGGCTCCCACTTGCTGTTTTATTTATTACTTTATTCAGTTTATTGGTGTCATATGGTTTTCCAGCAAAAGCTGTACCGGGAAGTGATTTCCGAGTTGCATTAAGCACAGCTTACTTATTTGCTGCCATCCTATTAATGGTATTAATGGTACTATATAAAGTGAAGAAAATGAATGAGATATTTACTATATATCTACAAGGAATGCAACGAATGATGCAAGTCATTCTGATTTTGGTCTTAGCGTGGGCATTAGGATCTTTGTTAGGTGAAATGGGAACGGCAGCGTATATTGTTGAACAATTAGAAGGGAATGTACCTGCCTATATAGTGCCAGCAATTATTTTCTTAGCTGCAGCAAGTATGTCTTTTGCAACTGGTAGCTCATGGGGAACTTTTGCCATCATGCTTCCGCTCGCCATTCCAATGGCATCTGGTCTTGAAGCTCCGATGCTTGTCAGCATTGGTGCGGTATTATCAGGAGGGCTATTTGGTGATCATTGTTCTCCAATATCTGATTCAACAATCCTAGCTTCAACGGGGGCAGGTTGTGACCATATCGATCATGTAAAAACACAATTACCATATGCGCTAACCAATGGATTCATTGCACTCGGATCGTTTATCATAGCTGGGTTTACGGGAAGTAATTTGACAATTGTAGGAAGTATTGTATTCATGGTTGTGCTGTTTATCGTTTTATCGAAACGAAAAAATAAACAACAAGGAGTGGAAAATGTAGCATGA
- a CDS encoding amidohydrolase, whose translation MAIELKKKLMNWRRDLHQHPETGFLEMRTASIVAGVLSELGFTLQMGKEVMSEAHCMGKPDAKETAMHYTWACDHGANESFVGLFKEGFTGIVATMKTNRPGPVIAYRFDMDALDIHESEASNHVPTKLGFRSQVDGKMHACGHDAHTAIGLGLATYLAAEKENLSGTIKLIFQPAEEGTRGAKSMVEANVVRDVDYFIASHIGTGVPYGHFLAANNGFLATSKLDVTFKGTAAHAGGNPEQGRNALLAAAAATLNMHAISRHSEGTSRINVGELHAGSGRNIIAHHAKMKVETRGEHAGINQYIKEQVESIVAGAATMYQVDYDIETVGEAIHCKCSEELAHILYRCANASSEIEHVELQKDAGAGSEDATYFMEAVQKNGGLAAYCIFGTELAAGHHNEKFDIDEETLLPAVKILYQSVYEILTKEHDA comes from the coding sequence GTTGCTGGTGTTTTATCGGAATTAGGATTTACCTTACAAATGGGCAAAGAAGTAATGTCAGAAGCACACTGTATGGGAAAACCTGACGCAAAAGAGACAGCTATGCACTATACTTGGGCTTGTGATCATGGAGCGAATGAATCATTTGTAGGACTTTTTAAAGAAGGATTCACAGGGATTGTTGCTACGATGAAAACAAATCGTCCTGGGCCGGTAATTGCTTACCGTTTTGATATGGATGCGCTTGATATTCATGAATCGGAAGCTTCTAATCACGTTCCCACTAAACTTGGTTTTCGCTCACAAGTTGATGGGAAAATGCATGCATGTGGACATGATGCGCATACCGCAATTGGTCTAGGCTTAGCAACATATCTTGCTGCTGAAAAGGAAAACCTCTCCGGTACGATTAAACTTATTTTTCAGCCAGCAGAAGAAGGAACGCGCGGTGCAAAATCAATGGTTGAAGCGAATGTCGTTCGTGACGTAGACTATTTTATTGCTTCGCATATTGGAACAGGAGTGCCGTACGGGCATTTTCTAGCAGCTAATAACGGTTTTTTAGCTACGTCAAAATTGGATGTAACGTTTAAAGGCACTGCTGCGCATGCTGGCGGAAATCCTGAACAAGGAAGAAACGCTTTGTTAGCTGCAGCGGCTGCTACCTTGAATATGCACGCCATTTCTCGTCATTCAGAAGGAACCTCAAGAATAAATGTAGGTGAACTCCATGCTGGAAGTGGCAGGAATATTATTGCGCACCACGCAAAAATGAAGGTGGAAACAAGGGGAGAGCATGCTGGAATAAATCAATATATCAAAGAGCAAGTGGAATCGATTGTCGCTGGTGCTGCTACGATGTATCAAGTCGATTATGACATAGAAACAGTAGGTGAGGCGATTCATTGTAAGTGTTCTGAGGAATTAGCGCATATCCTTTATAGATGTGCTAATGCATCATCGGAAATAGAGCATGTAGAGCTACAAAAGGATGCTGGAGCAGGGTCTGAGGATGCCACGTATTTTATGGAGGCTGTTCAGAAAAATGGTGGATTAGCGGCATATTGTATTTTTGGAACGGAATTAGCTGCAGGGCATCATAACGAGAAGTTTGATATTGATGAAGAAACATTGCTACCCGCTGTTAAAATTTTATACCAATCTGTATATGAAATTTTAACAAAAGAACACGATGCGTAA
- a CDS encoding beta-glucoside-specific PTS transporter subunit IIABC, producing the protein MDKQKLAAKIIKEMGGKENIIQNWHCITRLRFNVTSNNEVNIDNIKALDGVLGAQFQSGQFQVIIGNQVAEVHAEISNILGTGENNQLPSAKKQNGNIIERIFDVISGIFTPILPAIVGGGLLKGLLALFIAVNLLSEQSSTYEILHFISDAPFHFLPFLIAFSAAKKFNTDASLSVALAGILMYPKIMEYAAGTEVDSLSFLGLPIPMNSYASSVIPIILGVWLLSYIYKGADKIVPRSLRIIFVPLLSLVITAPFMLMFIAPLGSYAGIYLDTFFSGMFDIAGPIAGLLMGGLMPLIVITGMHYAFFPGTFASFDKYGYDIMLLPMNFVANLAQAGATLGVLLKTKNKKMKQLSFSTFIPALFGITEPAIYGVTMKLKKPFYASLIGGAVGGGIYGTFAVKTTAFTVPGIMSIPTYIFSGNNLLYALIGVIASFSVALLVTVLLGFEDEDSPLEEKTSSNDKAMIEKDVTINIPSPITGKVMPLESVPDQTFADGLVGKGLAIEPEGDTVYAPFSGKVTTVVPSKHAIGITSDDGVELLIHVGLETVNLNGEGFALNVEVDDDIQLGDKLLTFDLHALKKQNVSIITPIIITNSPHFLDVIATSEKQVTACDDKLIMLIK; encoded by the coding sequence ATGGATAAGCAAAAGCTTGCGGCAAAAATCATTAAAGAAATGGGTGGAAAAGAAAATATCATACAAAATTGGCACTGCATTACCCGTTTGCGCTTTAATGTAACAAGTAACAACGAGGTGAACATCGATAACATTAAAGCACTTGACGGTGTCCTAGGAGCACAATTTCAAAGTGGACAATTTCAAGTCATTATTGGTAATCAAGTAGCTGAAGTTCATGCTGAAATTAGCAATATCTTAGGTACAGGTGAGAATAATCAATTACCTTCAGCTAAAAAACAAAATGGAAATATTATTGAACGTATATTCGATGTTATTTCTGGGATTTTCACCCCTATTTTACCGGCCATTGTTGGAGGTGGATTATTAAAAGGATTACTCGCTTTGTTCATTGCAGTAAATCTACTATCTGAACAAAGCTCGACCTATGAAATCTTGCACTTTATTTCGGATGCACCGTTTCACTTTTTACCTTTCTTAATCGCATTTTCAGCTGCGAAAAAATTTAATACCGACGCTTCCCTTTCTGTTGCTTTAGCTGGTATTCTTATGTACCCAAAAATAATGGAGTATGCAGCGGGAACAGAAGTAGACAGTTTAAGCTTTTTGGGTTTACCAATTCCGATGAACAGCTATGCATCATCCGTTATCCCAATTATATTAGGGGTTTGGCTATTAAGCTATATTTATAAAGGTGCAGATAAAATCGTGCCTCGATCACTACGTATTATCTTTGTTCCGTTACTAAGCTTGGTTATTACGGCGCCATTCATGTTAATGTTTATTGCACCATTAGGAAGCTATGCAGGGATTTATCTAGATACCTTTTTCTCAGGAATGTTTGATATTGCTGGGCCAATTGCCGGGCTATTAATGGGTGGCCTCATGCCGCTGATCGTTATTACAGGCATGCATTATGCATTTTTCCCTGGAACATTTGCAAGTTTTGATAAGTATGGTTATGACATTATGCTGTTACCTATGAACTTTGTCGCTAATTTAGCACAAGCAGGAGCAACGTTAGGTGTGTTGCTTAAAACGAAGAATAAAAAAATGAAACAGTTATCTTTCTCCACTTTCATTCCAGCATTGTTTGGAATTACAGAGCCAGCCATTTACGGTGTTACGATGAAGTTAAAGAAACCATTTTATGCAAGCTTGATTGGTGGTGCTGTCGGCGGAGGTATCTACGGAACATTCGCTGTAAAAACAACTGCGTTTACCGTTCCAGGCATTATGTCCATACCAACTTATATTTTTAGTGGAAATAATTTACTTTATGCGCTCATTGGCGTAATTGCAAGTTTTTCTGTTGCACTACTAGTAACTGTACTGCTTGGCTTCGAGGATGAAGATAGTCCTTTAGAGGAAAAAACTTCATCTAATGATAAAGCCATGATCGAAAAGGATGTAACAATTAACATTCCATCACCAATAACAGGAAAAGTTATGCCTTTAGAATCCGTTCCAGATCAAACATTTGCTGACGGACTTGTCGGAAAAGGATTAGCCATTGAGCCCGAGGGAGACACTGTATACGCTCCTTTTTCAGGAAAGGTTACTACAGTCGTACCTTCCAAACATGCTATTGGCATTACGTCAGACGATGGTGTGGAATTACTTATTCATGTCGGTTTAGAAACGGTAAATTTAAATGGCGAAGGATTTGCATTAAACGTGGAAGTCGATGATGACATACAACTCGGAGACAAGCTATTAACGTTTGATTTACATGCATTAAAAAAGCAAAACGTTTCTATTATTACACCTATTATTATCACAAATTCCCCTCATTTCTTAGATGTGATAGCCACATCTGAAAAACAGGTAACTGCCTGTGATGATAAATTAATTATGTTAATTAAGTGA
- a CDS encoding PRD domain-containing protein gives MLTIIKSLNNNIILAKSEKNEELIIFGTGIGFKKKHGDLVDESKATKVFKAEKNMQTRTFLEQISPELLAVTEKIVRLGEDKLQKKLNQSILFSLADHLQFATDEKYHTTNKDNPLQWEIPYLYYEEYEVSKIAVQIIQDDLGYTLPKMEAAFIALHFVNAQIDSSTMEETIQITKLIKNIVKIIQRLFEVNIDKTTINYSRFITHLRYFIARQKMKQRESIQMDEALKKTIEERYMKSYACGLMIKEMVEKEFN, from the coding sequence TTGCTAACCATTATAAAATCATTAAACAACAATATCATTTTAGCCAAGTCTGAAAAAAATGAAGAATTGATTATATTTGGCACTGGTATCGGTTTTAAAAAGAAGCACGGAGATTTAGTAGATGAATCAAAAGCCACAAAAGTCTTTAAAGCAGAAAAAAACATGCAAACAAGGACGTTTTTAGAACAAATCTCTCCTGAGCTTTTAGCCGTAACTGAAAAAATTGTCCGGCTTGGCGAAGACAAGTTGCAAAAGAAGTTAAATCAATCGATTCTTTTTTCTTTAGCAGACCACTTACAGTTTGCTACAGATGAAAAATACCATACTACAAATAAAGATAATCCATTACAATGGGAGATTCCTTACTTATATTATGAGGAATATGAAGTTAGTAAAATAGCCGTACAAATCATTCAGGATGATCTTGGCTACACCCTTCCCAAAATGGAAGCTGCTTTTATTGCGCTACATTTTGTCAATGCGCAAATCGATAGCTCAACCATGGAAGAAACGATCCAAATTACCAAACTTATTAAAAATATTGTTAAAATCATTCAAAGATTATTTGAAGTCAATATTGATAAAACAACGATTAATTATTCACGCTTTATTACTCATCTCCGCTATTTCATTGCTCGACAAAAAATGAAACAGCGAGAAAGTATTCAAATGGATGAAGCATTAAAGAAAACCATTGAAGAAAGATATATGAAAAGCTATGCTTGCGGATTAATGATTAAAGAAATGGTTGAAAAAGAATTCAACTGA
- a CDS encoding Cof-type HAD-IIB family hydrolase, translated as MSKKIVFIDIDGTLTTPDGKVPSSAKQAIRTARQNGHLMYLCTGRSKPEIISSILEIGFDGIIGAGGGYIEVNNELVHHQTMPEQSVRKIVDYFHQHEIGYYLESNEGLFGSDNCEEVIRQRVTNKLDKDSVAYKQADAEFHWFYQLLDMYRGKAIDYGNVNKISFISNQHQPFEEISNKFGEAFTMYRTTVAQFGPESGEIAVKGVDKYKAVKYVLNDLQIPREQSMAYGDGNNDIKMFEAVHYGVAMENATDDLKKVAQEVTAKAEDDGIMHSFKQHQLL; from the coding sequence TTGAGTAAAAAAATTGTTTTCATTGATATCGATGGAACATTAACCACACCTGATGGTAAAGTACCTTCGTCAGCTAAACAAGCTATTCGTACTGCCCGACAAAATGGGCATCTTATGTATTTGTGTACAGGACGATCAAAGCCTGAAATTATTTCCAGCATTTTAGAAATCGGTTTTGACGGAATTATTGGAGCTGGCGGTGGCTATATTGAAGTAAATAACGAGCTTGTTCATCATCAAACCATGCCAGAACAGTCCGTCAGAAAGATTGTTGATTACTTCCATCAGCATGAAATTGGCTATTATTTAGAATCCAATGAGGGCTTATTTGGCAGTGATAACTGTGAAGAAGTAATACGTCAACGTGTTACGAATAAGTTAGATAAAGATAGTGTAGCATATAAGCAAGCTGATGCTGAATTCCACTGGTTTTATCAATTACTCGATATGTATCGAGGTAAAGCTATTGACTATGGAAATGTAAATAAGATATCTTTCATCAGTAATCAACATCAGCCATTTGAAGAAATTAGCAACAAATTTGGAGAAGCATTTACGATGTATCGAACAACCGTTGCACAATTTGGTCCAGAAAGTGGCGAAATTGCTGTTAAAGGTGTTGATAAATACAAAGCAGTGAAATACGTTTTAAACGATTTACAAATTCCCAGAGAACAAAGCATGGCCTATGGAGACGGCAATAATGATATCAAAATGTTTGAAGCTGTCCACTACGGTGTTGCTATGGAAAATGCTACCGATGATTTGAAAAAAGTTGCCCAAGAAGTAACAGCCAAAGCAGAAGATGATGGGATAATGCATAGCTTTAAGCAACATCAATTGCTTTAG
- a CDS encoding glycoside hydrolase family 1 protein, giving the protein MNQSLQTTFPKDFLWGGATAANQIEGAYDKDGKGLSTSDMAAYKDPYAGGKVDNFTFNVNSVELEEYLNHPDKYLFPKRWGIDFYHRYKEDIALFAEMGYKVFRLSISWARIFPTGLEDKPNEAGLAFYDKVFDELAKYDIEPLVTMSHYEMPLTLTQKYNGWVSRELIGLFEKFARVLFERYKDKVKYWITFNEMNMNLNSIYTGAGVLADKVDNVEEAAYQASHHQFLASALAVKAAREIMPEAHIGCMINQIESYARTTKPEDQLQALKADQINMFYPDVQVRGKYPNYMVRYFAENDINLETKPEDAKILAEGTVDFIAFSYYMSHVTEARPDAAKIAGSFDSPIKNEYLELSQWDWPIDPIGLRISLNKLYDRYQKPLFLVENGLGARDELTEDGKIHDPYRIDYIKKHIIEMKEAIQDGVELMGYTTWGCIDLISCGTSQMSKRYGFIYVDQDDKGNGSLERYRKDSFYWYKDVIASNGENLGE; this is encoded by the coding sequence ATGAATCAATCATTACAAACAACATTTCCAAAAGATTTCTTATGGGGCGGTGCTACTGCTGCCAACCAAATAGAAGGTGCTTATGACAAAGACGGAAAAGGGCTGTCTACATCTGACATGGCTGCTTATAAAGATCCATACGCTGGAGGGAAGGTAGATAATTTCACATTTAATGTGAATTCCGTTGAATTAGAGGAATATTTAAACCATCCTGATAAATATTTGTTCCCTAAACGCTGGGGAATTGACTTCTATCACCGCTATAAAGAAGACATTGCGTTATTTGCTGAAATGGGCTATAAGGTGTTCCGCTTATCTATTTCTTGGGCACGTATCTTCCCAACAGGCTTAGAAGATAAACCTAACGAAGCGGGATTAGCATTCTATGACAAGGTTTTTGACGAGCTCGCTAAGTACGACATTGAACCCCTTGTAACAATGTCACATTATGAAATGCCACTTACGTTAACCCAAAAGTATAATGGCTGGGTAAGTCGCGAGTTAATTGGCTTATTTGAAAAGTTTGCTCGGGTACTTTTTGAGCGTTATAAAGATAAAGTAAAATATTGGATTACATTTAACGAAATGAATATGAATTTAAATAGTATCTATACAGGCGCTGGTGTCCTAGCTGATAAAGTAGACAATGTAGAAGAAGCAGCCTACCAAGCATCTCATCACCAATTTTTAGCTAGTGCACTTGCCGTAAAAGCTGCACGAGAAATTATGCCAGAGGCACACATCGGCTGTATGATTAACCAAATTGAATCGTATGCACGTACAACGAAACCAGAAGATCAATTACAAGCATTAAAGGCAGATCAAATTAATATGTTCTATCCTGATGTACAAGTGCGAGGTAAATATCCAAATTACATGGTACGTTATTTTGCAGAGAATGATATCAACCTAGAAACAAAACCAGAAGATGCAAAAATCCTAGCAGAAGGTACTGTCGACTTTATTGCTTTTAGTTATTATATGAGTCACGTAACAGAAGCACGTCCAGATGCAGCTAAAATTGCTGGTTCTTTTGACAGTCCTATCAAAAATGAATATTTAGAGCTATCACAATGGGATTGGCCGATTGATCCAATTGGATTAAGAATTTCTTTAAACAAATTATATGATCGATACCAAAAACCGTTATTCCTAGTGGAAAATGGACTAGGCGCACGAGATGAGCTTACAGAAGACGGAAAGATTCATGACCCTTATCGTATCGATTACATTAAAAAGCATATTATTGAAATGAAAGAAGCAATTCAAGATGGCGTCGAACTGATGGGATATACGACTTGGGGATGTATTGATTTAATTAGCTGTGGTACATCACAAATGTCCAAGCGTTACGGATTTATTTATGTAGATCAAGACGACAAAGGAAATGGAAGCTTAGAACGTTACAGAAAAGACTCTTTCTATTGGTATAAAGATGTTATTGCATCTAACGGTGAGAACCTAGGAGAATAA
- a CDS encoding uracil-DNA glycosylase, whose amino-acid sequence MTKQILFNDWEELLKEEFHKSYYLQLREFLKQEYTSYTIYPDMKAIFNALHYTPFAEVKVVILGQDPYHGPNQAHGLSFSVKKGVALPPSLKNIFIEMKHDLGHAIPAHGCLESWAKQGVLLLNNVLTVRKGQAHSHRGKGWEQFTDRVIQLLNHKEDPVVYILWGGAAQKKQSLIDTDKHYIIKSPHPSPLSAYRGFFGSKPFSQTNQRLERLGKQTIDWKIE is encoded by the coding sequence ATGACGAAGCAAATTCTATTTAATGATTGGGAAGAATTACTAAAAGAAGAGTTTCATAAATCGTATTATTTGCAGCTGAGAGAGTTTTTAAAGCAAGAGTATACTTCATACACGATCTATCCAGATATGAAAGCTATATTTAATGCCTTACACTATACGCCATTTGCCGAAGTAAAAGTAGTTATTTTAGGTCAAGACCCTTACCATGGTCCAAACCAAGCACATGGGTTAAGCTTTTCAGTGAAAAAGGGAGTTGCCCTGCCCCCTTCATTAAAAAATATCTTCATCGAAATGAAGCACGATTTGGGGCATGCTATTCCTGCTCATGGCTGTTTAGAATCATGGGCCAAACAAGGCGTATTATTATTAAATAATGTGCTCACTGTCCGCAAAGGTCAAGCACATTCACATCGTGGAAAGGGGTGGGAGCAATTCACTGATCGTGTTATTCAGTTGCTTAATCATAAGGAAGACCCTGTTGTGTATATTTTATGGGGCGGCGCTGCACAAAAAAAGCAGTCTCTCATTGATACAGATAAACATTATATTATAAAATCTCCGCACCCAAGCCCCTTGTCTGCGTACCGAGGGTTTTTTGGCAGTAAACCTTTTTCGCAAACAAATCAACGATTAGAGCGGCTAGGTAAACAAACGATTGATTGGAAGATTGAATAA